Proteins encoded within one genomic window of Cucumis sativus cultivar 9930 chromosome 3, Cucumber_9930_V3, whole genome shotgun sequence:
- the LOC101217097 gene encoding probable aspartyl protease At4g16563, producing MASPSPLSFFYLLLFSSLSAIAHSNPITLPLNSFPHLSSPDPLQALTFLASSSQTRAHQIKTPKSNSVFKSPLSPHSYGAYSTPLSFGTPQQTLHLIFDTGSSLVWFPCTSRYLCSECSFPKIDPTGIPRFVPKLSSSSKLVGCQNPKCSWIFGPDVKSQCRSCNPKTENCTQTCPAYVVQYGSGSTAGLLLSETLDFPDKKIPNFVVGCSFLSIHQPSGIAGFGRGSESLPSQMGLKKFAYCLASRKFDDSPHSGQLILDSTGVKSSGLTYTPFRQNPSVSNNAYKEYYYLNIRKIIVGNQAVKVPYKFLVPGPDGNGGSIIDSGSTFTFMDKPVLEVVAREFEKQLANWTRATDVETLTGLRPCFDISKEKSVKFPELIFQFKGGAKWALPLNNYFALVSSSGVACLTVVTHQMEDGGGGGGGPSVILGAFQQQNFYVEYDLVNQRLGFRQQTCS from the coding sequence ATGGCTTCTCCTTcccctctctctttcttctacCTCCTCCTCTTCTCCTCTCTTTCCGCCATTGCCCACTCCAATCCCATCACTCTCCCTCTCAACTCTTTTCCCCACCTTTCTTCTCCAGATCCACTCCAGGCTCTCACTTTCCTCGCCTCTTCTTCCCAGACCAGAGCCCATCAAATCAAAACCCCCAAATCCAACTCTGTTTTCAAGTCCCCTCTCTCCCCCCATAGCTATGGAGCTTACTCCACTCCACTCAGCTTTGGTACTCCACAACAGACTCTGCATTTGATCTTCGATACAGGTAGTAGCCTCGTTTGGTTCCCTTGCACTTCCCGATATCTCTGTTCTGAATGTTCCTTCCCCAAAATAGATCCAACTGGAATCCCCAGATTTGTCCCCAAATTGTCCTCCTCTTCTAAGCTTGTCGGTTGCCAGAATCCCAAATGTTCCTGGATTTTTGGTCCCGATGTCAAATCTCAGTGCCGGAGTTGTAACCCCAAAACAGAGAACTGTACCCAAACTTGCCCTGCTTACGTTGTTCAATATGGTTCCGGTTCCACGGCTGGGCTTTTGCTATCAGAAACCCTTGATTTTCCTGATAAAAAAATCCCTAATTTTGTTGTTGGGTGTTCGTTTTTGTCGATCCATCAGCCCTCTGGAATCGCCGGATTTGGCCGAGGATCTGAATCGCTCCCCTCGCAAATGGGTCTCAAGAAATTCGCTTACTGCCTAGCGTCTCGGAAATTCGACGACTCGCCGCATTCCGGCCAGCTGATTTTAGATTCAACCGGCGTGAAGTCCAGCGGCCTTACCTACACCCCATTCCGGCAGAACCCCTCTGTTTCTAACAACGCTTATAAAGAATACTATTACTTAAACATACGGAAAATCATCGTCGGAAACCAGGCTGTGAAGGTTCCATACAAGTTTCTAGTGCCGGGCCCCGATGGGAACGGCGGATCTATCATCGATTCCGGCTCCACCTTCACGTTTATGGACAAACCAGTCTTGGAGGTGGTGGCGCGAGAGTTCGAGAAGCAATTGGCAAATTGGACGAGAGCCACCGATGTGGAAACTCTCACTGGATTACGGCCGTGTTTCGACATTTCGAAGGAGAAATCGGTGAAGTTTCCGGAGTtgattttccaatttaaagGTGGAGCGAAATGGGCTCTGCCGTTGAATAACTATTTCGCTTTAGTCAGTAGCTCCGGCGTGGCGTGTTTGACAGTAGTAACGCATCAGATGGAGGACGGCGGTGGCGGTGGCGGTGGGCCGTCTGTGATTTTAGGGGCTTTCCAGCAGCAGAATTTCTATGTGGAATATGACTTGGTGAATCAAAGATTGGGATTTCGGCAACAGACTTGCTCGTAG